GCTAATTCTTGACCGAATGAGCAAATATAATATTGAAGATGCTACTTTTGAGATAAAACCAATAATATCTGAGCTAAAAATTAGTGAAAAAATAACTATAATTCCCTTTTCGGTCGCAGGTTCGATGCCCGGTTCAATCGGTTTTTGCTTTCAAACCGAGGATGGATCGATTGTTTTTATGTCCAATTATGTCGTTGGAAATTTAGGTGTTTATGGTGAAACTAATTTTGACTTAATCAAAAAAGTTAGCCAGAACCCAAAAGGTGTTTTAATGTTTATCTCTGATTCAGGTAAGTCTAATGTGCCTGGGAAAGCAATGAATAAGCTTTTTGCTAAATCTTTTCTTGAAAAAAGTTTCCTGCAAGCCGATAAAAATTCGCGAATTGTCGTTTCAGCTTATGATGAAGAAATGGTTTCGATTCAGGAAATCATAGATTTGGCCCAGAAATTCAACAGGCAAATTACGGCTTATGGGAAAAAATATGACAAATTATACGACATGATTTATAAGCTTGACAAATTAACAACTAATAAAATAAAGAGTTTGCCAACTTTTTTTGACTATAAATTTGCAAACAAACAAAAAAATTCTGTTGTTTTAATAACATCTAGTCCAGAGAGAATTTGTCACCGATTTAACCGTGTTCTTCAGAATGATGATGCCTATTTTAAACTTAAAAAGTCAGATTATGTAATTATGTTAACCCCTCCAATTAACGGGATGGAGCAACTTTATGCTAAAGTTTTAGACCAAATTGCTAAATCTGTAACAAATATAGTCGATATTTCTGAATCAGATTTTGGACTAGCACGCCCATATAAAGAAGATATTTCTGATATGATTGACCTTCTTAAGCCAAAATATTTTATTCCAATTCAAGGACTTTATCGATATTTAGTTGTTGCTTCAAACATTGCCGCTAATAATAAAATAAACAGGCAAAACACAATTATTTTGCAAAATAAAAGAATAGCTAATTTTATTGACGGAAATTTATTTTCACGTAAAAAATTAACAAAAGGTCAAGATGAAATTTATATTTCGGGCTACGGAATTGGCGATGTTTCTTTTGAAGTGCTAAAAGAGCGTGAATCACTGTCTCAAGACGGCTTAATAATTGTTTCCTTTTTGTTCAATCCTGTTTTAAAAAAGATTGTTTCAAAAGTTGAAATAACTGATCATGGAATCTTAAGCCGTGAAAATCGTGAATCATATCACGAGATAATTCGAAAAATTATTTTTGATAATTTTTCGAATATTAAGAAAATAAATGATAAAATTTTGAAAGAATTACAACAAAAAACTCAAAAAAATATCAAAAAAAAGATTTTCCGTATTTTTGATAAAGAACCCAATGTTTCTGTTATAATTCATAACATTTATCCAGAAGAAAAGGAGCTAAAAATGAAAAAAATGCTATGAAAAGACGCCCAGGAAGAAATTAAAACTGGTGTTGTTTACTTAGAATTTGCGGTTGACTGGTGTGGTGATTGCAAAATGCAAGAACCTGTTAATGAAGAACTTTCTGAGTATTTTAAAAATAGAACAGATGTAAAATTAATTCAGGTTAATGCAGAAGAAGCGCAATTATTTAGAAAAAAAGACACTGAATACGAAGTTCTTTTTGTGCCAACTCACTTCGTTTTCAAAGACGGTAAGCCAATTTTCAAAAAATTTGAATACGCTCCAGCAGAATTACTGATTGAAACAATTGAAGAAGCCCTAAAAAAATAAGCGCAAAATTTAAATTTTCACACTACTAAAATTAATTATTTTTCAGTTTTTTTGTTATAATTTAACAACAATGTCAAGGTTAGATGCTAAAAAAGAAAAATATTTAAAGCAGATAGTTGAAAATTTTATTAAAACCGGAGAATCAATTGGTTCAAACGCTTTAAAACAAAATTACAGCATAAAAAAATCCTCTTCACACCTTAGAATGGTAATGAATCAACTTGAAAAAGAAGGTTTTTTGGAAAAACCTCACATTTCAAGCGGTAGAATTCCAACATTGAGGGGATTTCAGTACTATGCTGAATTTTTGTCATTCGACGAAAACGAAATTTTAGCAAATAAACTAAAAGACTTGTTTGCCCGCCGACGTGTCAGCATTGAAAATACAATTTCTGAAGCCTTTAATTTGATTTCTGAATCTGTTGGCACCACAATAATTACCACAACGAGCAACGAAAATGACCGTTTAATGTCAATAAATTTGACGCAAATATCACAAAATGAAGGAATTGTTGTCGTTGTTAGCTCTAGTGGAAGTGTTGAAAATAAAAAAATCACATTTTCGCCTTCAATTTCTCTGCAGGATGTCAAAATTGCAATTCGCCTATTTCAACAAAGGCTAATAAATACTCCATTAGCGGAAGTTTCATCAAAATTAATCATTTTAAAACAAGAATTAGAAAAACAAATTAAACATAGCGATGAACTTTTGCACCATTTTATACATAAAATTTTTAACTTCCAAATCCAAAATAAATCAGACGTTTATAATAAAAATATGTTAATCTTAGATAGCGAAATTTCTAGAACCAGACTTGTTGATTTGCTTAATTTGATTGAAAAAAAGTCGATTTGAGAAATGCTAGACGAAAAAACTACAACTGAAGATGAAACCTTAAAAATCAGTATTGAATCGCCTGAAACCTCATTTATCTCAAAAAAACTTGAAAAATCCTTTGCAATCAAGGAAATTAGCATGATAGGATCAACGAAAAAAATTAATTATTCTGCAGCACGAACAGGCATAAAACTTTTAGAAGATTTTCTATCAAATAAAAACAAAAATAGAAAGGAATAATAATGATTTTTGAGAATTCTGAAGATAAAAAAACTAATCTAAACAACAGTGAACAACAAGAATCTGAAAAAATTTCTAGTGAGTCAGTCGAAAATAACCTTGAAAATTCAGCCCAAAAAATAGAAACCGAATCAGAAAACAATGAAAAAAATAGCAAAAAATCACGTCGTTTTTTAAAAAAGGAATCTAAACTAAAAGACCTTGAAAATCAAATTCAATCGCTAACCACAAAAAACATCAGTCTTGAAATTGAGTCCTTAAAATTAAAAGACAAAATCAAAAAAATTGAGGATGACTTTAAATCTCAAGTCAAAATTTTCGAGGAAAAAGCTGCTCAAAAAGTCAAAGATATTAAATCTGAACTTCAAGCTAAATTTGAAAACGACCAAAATCACATAAAAAAATACAGCTTACAACCCTTTTTTGAAGAGTTTATTTCACCATTTTTAAACCTTAAAAAAGCAATTTCATATGGTCTAAACACAGAAAATCCTGAAACTTCTTCATATGTAAAAGGATTTGAGATGCTTGTTGGTCAAATTGAAAATGTTATGGAAAATTTTGGAATAACAAAAATAGTGCCTGAAATAGGTGGTTTTTTTGATTCTTCAGTACACGAAGTTTATGAAGTTTCTGATGGAGAAAAAGATAAAATTTCTGACATAATTTCAATTGGATACAAACTTCATGATCGGGTTGTAAAAACAGCGCTTGTAGTTGTTGGAAACACAAATGAACAAAAAAATTAGTAACCAAATATCCGAATTTTTTATCAAAAATAATTTGATTTTTGATAAAACCAAGATAATAGTTGAAAAATCAAAAAATTTTGGTGACTTTAGCACAAATGTGGCTTTAATTTTTTCAAAGCAGAACAAGTTAAAGCCTTTAGAACTTGCAGAAAAAATTAAAAACTGACTAAACCAGCAAGAATTAGGTCTTGAAAAAATCGAGATAGCCTCACCTGGATTTTTAAATTTTTTTGTTTCCAAAACAGAATATTCAAAAATTGTTAAGAAAATAATCGATCAAAATGAAAATTTTGGTCGAAGTTTTTTGTCAAAAAAAATAAATGTCGAGTTTGTTTCCGCTAATCCAACGGGATTTTTACACCTTGGTCATCTCAGAAGCGCTGTTATTGGTGATATTTTGTCAAATATTCTTGAATTTTCAGGTAATTCTGTTCTTCGCGAGTATTATGTAAATGATTTTGGGTCTCAAATTGACAAATTAGTTTCTTCAGTTTTTGCCCGTTATCAACAAATTTTTAAAGATATTCCTCTTCCAGAAGAAGCTTATCTTGGTGAAGAAATTATTTTAATGGCCAAAAATTTTTTTGAGGAATACGGCAATAAATTTGAATCATCAAGTCTTGCAAACCCTGAAATTTACAGCATTTTTCGCCAAAAAGCTCTTGATTTTTTTCTTTCTGAAATAAAAAAAGATTTATCAAATTTATCAATTAAATTTGATAAATTCACGTCTGAAAGTGATTTATTTTTATCTGGAAAAGTTCAAAAAACCCTTGAAAATATAGGTTTTACATATAAAAAAGACAACGCACTTTGACTAAAAACATCAGATTTTGGCGATCAAAAAGATCGCGTTTTGATAAAAAACGGCGGTAGCTACACTTATTTTTCAAGTGATATTGCCTATCATTTACACAAAATTAATTCAGAATTTAAGCCCGAAATTTTAATAAATATTTGAGGAGCAGACCATATTGGCTATGTTGACCGTGTAAATGCGGCCCTAAAAATTGCTAATCAAGAAAATAAGTTGCAAATTTTACTATATCAACTTGTAAAATTAGTAAAAAACGGCCAAGAATTTAAAATGTCCAAAAGAAAAGGGCAAACTTTTACAATCAAAGATCTTCTTCAAGTTGCAAATGCTGATGCAATTCGTTATTTTATTGCTGAACGGGGGTATAATTCGCTTGTAGAATTTGATGTTGACTTAGCAAGTAGCATAGATTCACAGAATCCGTTGTTTTTAATCCAATATGCCCATGCTCGTGCGGTTAATTTGTTGGCTAAATCTAATTTAAATGTCAAAAATCTAGAGACATTTAAATTAGAAAATGAAACTAATTTAATTTCAAAATTAAACCAATTTGAGGAAATTGTTTTAAAAATAGCAAAAAATTATAAAATTAATTTGCTACCAAAATATTTACTAGAACTAGCTAACCTCTTTAATTCCTTTTATTCTAATACAAAAATATTGAATAATTCAGACACAAATAATCTTTTATGTTTAACAAAAGCTGTCTCAATTGTTTTAAAAAATGGATTAAAATTACTTGGAATAAAGGCAAAAGAAAGGATTTAAAAGATGAAAACTATAATTTCAATAGCAATAAATTTTCTAAAAAACCGAGAATCTGCCCATTTTAGCGACATTTTTCTTGAAGTTCAGGTGGCCTTGATGTCAAAATGAGAAAATCAATTACCTAATTTATCCACAGATAAAATTTTAACTTTAAAAAGAGGCGAGCTCTATAAATTATTAACAATTGACGGTAGTTTTGTTGCTTTGGGCAATAATTACTGAGCCCTTAGAAGTGATATTTTAATTTAATTTATTTTTTAAAGGTGTAAAATGAATCTACAAAATACAAAAGCAATGTTGGAAAAAGCTCGTAAAAACAAATATGCAATTCCACATATTAACATAAATAATCTTGAATGAACAAAAGCCGCACTTCTTGGTGCGCAAGCTAAAAAATCTCCTTTAATAATCGCGACCTCAGAAGGTGCGCTAAAATATATGGGAGGTCTAAAAACCGTTTATAATTTAGTGACAAATTTAATTGAATCTTTAGAAATAACAGTTCCTGTTGCGCTTCATTTGGATCACGGAAGTTTTGAAACTTGCAAAAAAGCTCTTGAGACAGGCTTTACTTCAGTTATGTATGATGGCTCAAGAGAAGAATTTGCAAAAAATTTAGAGCTAACAAGAGAAATTGTTGAACTTGCAAATTCAAAAAATGCAACCGTTGAAGCCGAAGTTGGCCAAATTGGTGGCGAAGAAGACGGAATTGTCGGAAATGGTGAAATTGCTGATGTTGATCAAGCATATGAAATTTCCAAAACTGGAATTACCTGCCTAGCTGCCGGAATTGGTAATATTCACGGTGTTTATCCGCCTAGTTGAAAATCTTTGGACTTTGATGTTTTAGACAAAATTTCTGAAAAAACTCAACTTCCTCTAGTTTTACATGGTGGTAGCGGTCTTCCAAAAGATCAAATTCAAAAAGCAATTAAACTAGGAATTGCAAAAATTAATGTAAACACCGAACTTCAACAGGCCAACGCAGCTGCTGTAACAGATTTTGTTGTTTCTGGAAAAATTAAAGAAGGTAAAAATTTTGATCCTCGAAAATTATTAGCTCCAGGAACAAAAGCGATCCAAGAACTTGTTGAGGCTAAAATTGTCGAATTTGGTTCAGAGAATCAAGCATAATTTGGATGATAGAATTTAGCGTATCTGAAAATCAAGTAGGCCAAAAACTTATTCAATTAGTCAAAAAATTGCTTTTGAATTTCAATTACAACGAAATTCAAAAGCTTTTTCGTAATAAAAAAATTAAAGTTAATAATAAGGCTGAATCACAAAAATATTTGCTGGCTTTAGGTGACAGAGTTTTGATTTTTAACTCTAAAAAAGAAGTTGAAAATCAAAAAAAGTTGCCTAAAATAAAGACAAATTTAAAAATAATTTATCAAGATTCAAATGTTTTAATTGTTGAAAAACCTAAGGATTTACAGGTTCATGGCGGGGACAGAAACCTTGATTTGGTCGTTTGAAATTATTTAAAATTAGAGAAAACCGACGTTTTTATGCCTTCACATGTTGGTCGGCTTGATAAAAAAACATCTGGAATTATTTTATACGGACTTAACTATAAAAGTGTTGTTGAACTTAATAAAAAGCAGAAATTTTTTGAGAAAATTTATACCTTCGAATCAAAGATAAAGCTAAAAAAACCTATAAAAACCGATCTTTTTATAAGGAAAAATGACCTTAATAAAAAAATGGAAGTTTGTAAAAATGAAGTAGGATGTCACCTTATTTCTACAACATTTTTTTCTAAAAACAACAGGAATTTTGCGATTTTACATACTGGCAAAAAACATCAAATCCGAGTAACTTTATCACACTTAGGTTTCCCGATTTTTGGTGATGAAAAATACAACGGCGAGCAGAAAAATCGCTTATTTTTGCATTCATTTTCTTTAAAATTCA
The sequence above is a segment of the Mesomycoplasma ovipneumoniae genome. Coding sequences within it:
- a CDS encoding heat-inducible transcriptional repressor HrcA, which translates into the protein MSRLDAKKEKYLKQIVENFIKTGESIGSNALKQNYSIKKSSSHLRMVMNQLEKEGFLEKPHISSGRIPTLRGFQYYAEFLSFDENEILANKLKDLFARRRVSIENTISEAFNLISESVGTTIITTTSNENDRLMSINLTQISQNEGIVVVVSSSGSVENKKITFSPSISLQDVKIAIRLFQQRLINTPLAEVSSKLIILKQELEKQIKHSDELLHHFIHKIFNFQIQNKSDVYNKNMLILDSEISRTRLVDLLNLIEKKSIWEMLDEKTTTEDETLKISIESPETSFISKKLEKSFAIKEISMIGSTKKINYSAARTGIKLLEDFLSNKNKNRKE
- the argS gene encoding arginine--tRNA ligase, with protein sequence MNKKISNQISEFFIKNNLIFDKTKIIVEKSKNFGDFSTNVALIFSKQNKLKPLELAEKIKNWLNQQELGLEKIEIASPGFLNFFVSKTEYSKIVKKIIDQNENFGRSFLSKKINVEFVSANPTGFLHLGHLRSAVIGDILSNILEFSGNSVLREYYVNDFGSQIDKLVSSVFARYQQIFKDIPLPEEAYLGEEIILMAKNFFEEYGNKFESSSLANPEIYSIFRQKALDFFLSEIKKDLSNLSIKFDKFTSESDLFLSGKVQKTLENIGFTYKKDNALWLKTSDFGDQKDRVLIKNGGSYTYFSSDIAYHLHKINSEFKPEILINIWGADHIGYVDRVNAALKIANQENKLQILLYQLVKLVKNGQEFKMSKRKGQTFTIKDLLQVANADAIRYFIAERGYNSLVEFDVDLASSIDSQNPLFLIQYAHARAVNLLAKSNLNVKNLETFKLENETNLISKLNQFEEIVLKIAKNYKINLLPKYLLELANLFNSFYSNTKILNNSDTNNLLCLTKAVSIVLKNGLKLLGIKAKERI
- the fba gene encoding class II fructose-1,6-bisphosphate aldolase: MNLQNTKAMLEKARKNKYAIPHININNLEWTKAALLGAQAKKSPLIIATSEGALKYMGGLKTVYNLVTNLIESLEITVPVALHLDHGSFETCKKALETGFTSVMYDGSREEFAKNLELTREIVELANSKNATVEAEVGQIGGEEDGIVGNGEIADVDQAYEISKTGITCLAAGIGNIHGVYPPSWKSLDFDVLDKISEKTQLPLVLHGGSGLPKDQIQKAIKLGIAKINVNTELQQANAAAVTDFVVSGKIKEGKNFDPRKLLAPGTKAIQELVEAKIVEFGSENQA
- the rpoE gene encoding DNA-directed RNA polymerase subunit delta, which translates into the protein MKTIISIAINFLKNRESAHFSDIFLEVQVALMSKWENQLPNLSTDKILTLKRGELYKLLTIDGSFVALGNNYWALRSDILI
- a CDS encoding nucleotide exchange factor GrpE, yielding MIFENSEDKKTNLNNSEQQESEKISSESVENNLENSAQKIETESENNEKNSKKSRRFLKKESKLKDLENQIQSLTTKNISLEIESLKLKDKIKKIEDDFKSQVKIFEEKAAQKVKDIKSELQAKFENDQNHIKKYSLQPFFEEFISPFLNLKKAISYGLNTENPETSSYVKGFEMLVGQIENVMENFGITKIVPEIGGFFDSSVHEVYEVSDGEKDKISDIISIGYKLHDRVVKTALVVVGNTNEQKN
- a CDS encoding thioredoxin domain-containing protein, encoding MAKISFFALGGQDENGKNCYILEIDDDIFVINAGAKIPLDSSVGVDTIIPDYTYIEENKHKIKGVFITDAKNESFSGIPWLVMKLKNVTIYSSFFTKALILDRMSKYNIEDATFEIKPIISELKISEKITIIPFSVAGSMPGSIGFCFQTEDGSIVFMSNYVVGNLGVYGETNFDLIKKVSQNPKGVLMFISDSGKSNVPGKAMNKLFAKSFLEKSFLQADKNSRIVVSAYDEEMVSIQEIIDLAQKFNRQITAYGKKYDKLYDMIYKLDKLTTNKIKSLPTFFDYKFANKQKNSVVLITSSPERICHRFNRVLQNDDAYFKLKKSDYVIMLTPPINGMEQLYAKVLDQIAKSVTNIVDISESDFGLARPYKEDISDMIDLLKPKYFIPIQGLYRYLVVASNIAANNKINRQNTIILQNKRIANFIDGNLFSRKKLTKGQDEIYISGYGIGDVSFEVLKERESLSQDGLIIVSFLFNPVLKKIVSKVEITDHGILSRENRESYHEIIRKIIFDNFSNIKKINDKILKELQQKTQKNIKKKIFRIFDKEPNVSVIIHNIYPEEKELKMKKMLWKDAQEEIKTGVVYLEFAVDWCGDCKMQEPVNEELSEYFKNRTDVKLIQVNAEEAQLFRKKDTEYEVLFVPTHFVFKDGKPIFKKFEYAPAELLIETIEEALKK
- a CDS encoding pseudouridine synthase family protein; translated protein: MIEFSVSENQVGQKLIQLVKKLLLNFNYNEIQKLFRNKKIKVNNKAESQKYLLALGDRVLIFNSKKEVENQKKLPKIKTNLKIIYQDSNVLIVEKPKDLQVHGGDRNLDLVVWNYLKLEKTDVFMPSHVGRLDKKTSGIILYGLNYKSVVELNKKQKFFEKIYTFESKIKLKKPIKTDLFIRKNDLNKKMEVCKNEVGCHLISTTFFSKNNRNFAILHTGKKHQIRVTLSHLGFPIFGDEKYNGEQKNRLFLHSFSLKFNNLDGFLSYLNGKKFVSKPEWWKP